A region of Polyangiaceae bacterium DNA encodes the following proteins:
- a CDS encoding dihydroorotate dehydrogenase-like protein, with the protein MDLSTQYLGLRLKNPLVLGASPLGHDADALRRAVDAGAAAVILHSLFEEQLTAEELAHDRHAAPGVGEFAEADSWLPNPVGYALGPAEYLEQIAKLKRALDVPVIGSLNGVTARGWLRYARLIEEAGADALELNVYQLAADPDESAELVEARTLAMVAEVVKSMRIPLAVKLSPFHTALPHFAKRLTEAGAAGLVVFNRFYQPDIDIEELEIRHRLQLSTSSELLLRLRWLAILHGRCARSLAVTGGVQDAADAIKAVMAGANAVQTVSAILRQGPGHFATMLSTFSTWLEEHDYESVSQMHGSMSLLRCPDPRAYERANYIQILQTFSDLYSVPR; encoded by the coding sequence ATGGACCTCTCCACGCAATACCTGGGTCTACGGCTGAAGAACCCGCTCGTGCTCGGCGCCTCGCCGCTGGGTCACGACGCCGACGCGCTCCGCCGTGCGGTGGACGCCGGCGCCGCCGCGGTGATCCTGCACTCGCTGTTCGAGGAGCAGCTCACTGCCGAGGAGCTGGCCCACGATCGCCACGCGGCGCCCGGGGTCGGCGAGTTCGCGGAGGCCGACAGCTGGCTGCCGAACCCGGTCGGCTACGCGCTCGGACCGGCGGAGTACCTGGAGCAGATCGCCAAGTTGAAGCGGGCGCTCGACGTGCCGGTCATCGGCTCGCTGAACGGCGTCACGGCGCGCGGCTGGCTGCGCTACGCCCGGTTGATCGAGGAGGCGGGGGCGGACGCGCTCGAGCTCAACGTCTACCAGCTCGCCGCCGATCCCGACGAGAGCGCGGAGCTCGTCGAGGCGCGCACCTTGGCCATGGTGGCCGAGGTGGTGAAGAGCATGCGCATCCCGCTGGCGGTCAAGCTGTCGCCGTTCCACACCGCGTTGCCGCACTTCGCGAAGCGCCTGACCGAAGCGGGCGCAGCGGGCCTGGTGGTGTTCAACCGCTTCTATCAGCCCGACATCGACATCGAGGAGCTCGAGATCCGGCATCGCCTCCAGCTCTCGACCTCGTCGGAGCTGCTCCTGCGCCTGCGCTGGCTCGCCATCCTGCACGGTCGCTGCGCGAGGTCGCTGGCGGTCACCGGCGGCGTGCAAGACGCGGCGGACGCCATCAAGGCGGTGATGGCCGGCGCGAACGCGGTGCAGACCGTGAGCGCCATCCTGCGCCAGGGCCCCGGCCACTTCGCCACCATGCTCAGCACCTTCTCGACCTGGCTCGAAGAGCACGACTACGAGTCGGTGTCGCAGATGCACGGCAGCATGAGCCTCCTGCGCT
- a CDS encoding universal stress protein yields MNYLRRILVPVDYSACSRAALEHAAMLAKSFNASIDLLYVWEAPAFVAPEAMVGAAGTTQTLAQLASDQAQAAMREFAAQAREDGIEIANTRVEQGDPAHTIVTLAEREGYDLVAMGTHGRSGFAHLLLGSVAEKVVRRSTRPVLTVRTAEGER; encoded by the coding sequence ATGAACTACCTGCGTCGAATCCTGGTTCCAGTCGATTACTCCGCGTGCTCGCGGGCCGCGCTGGAGCACGCGGCCATGTTGGCGAAGAGCTTCAACGCCAGCATCGACCTCTTGTACGTCTGGGAGGCGCCGGCGTTCGTCGCGCCGGAGGCCATGGTCGGCGCCGCGGGCACGACGCAGACGCTGGCGCAACTCGCCAGTGACCAGGCCCAGGCTGCGATGCGCGAGTTCGCCGCCCAGGCTCGCGAGGACGGCATCGAGATCGCCAACACCCGGGTGGAGCAGGGTGACCCCGCTCACACCATCGTGACCTTGGCCGAGCGCGAGGGCTACGACCTGGTGGCCATGGGCACCCACGGTCGCAGCGGCTTCGCTCACCTGCTCCTCGGCAGCGTCGCGGAGAAGGTCGTGCGCCGCTCCACACGCCCGGTCCTCACGGTGCGGACCGCCGAAGGCGAACGCTAG
- a CDS encoding response regulator — protein sequence MASLARLLIVEDEPEMAENLVEVLAELGAEADVAASAERALECLAARSYAGIITDQRLPGRAGVELIREMRQQGVHTPVVLLSGYVDPQTELSAEEAGALEVLAKPLRIDRLRDLLDTFARTRVQVLVVEDSRELADNVATALHELGLDAIVAHSAEEALAQHGLPRVAVLDICLPDASGLEVARRLAARDPGVRVLFITGFAEGHLEQVRALAEAVPGLDPREPCIEKPCDLGELIHRVQVAAGLR from the coding sequence GTGGCGTCGCTCGCTCGCTTGCTCATCGTCGAAGACGAGCCCGAGATGGCCGAGAACCTCGTCGAGGTGCTGGCGGAGCTCGGTGCGGAGGCCGACGTTGCGGCGAGCGCCGAGCGCGCGCTCGAGTGCCTGGCCGCGCGGAGCTACGCGGGGATCATCACCGACCAGCGCCTGCCCGGCCGCGCGGGGGTCGAGCTGATTCGCGAGATGCGCCAGCAGGGCGTGCACACCCCGGTCGTGCTGCTGAGCGGCTACGTCGACCCGCAGACGGAGCTGTCCGCCGAGGAGGCCGGCGCCCTCGAGGTCCTGGCCAAGCCGCTCCGGATCGACCGCCTCCGCGATCTGCTCGACACCTTCGCGCGCACCCGCGTTCAGGTGCTGGTGGTGGAGGACTCGCGCGAGCTGGCGGACAACGTCGCCACCGCGCTCCACGAGCTGGGCCTCGACGCCATCGTCGCACACTCCGCGGAGGAAGCCCTGGCTCAACACGGCTTGCCCCGCGTGGCCGTGCTCGACATCTGCCTGCCCGACGCCAGCGGGCTCGAGGTGGCCCGGCGCCTGGCCGCCCGCGACCCCGGAGTCCGCGTGCTGTTCATCACCGGCTTCGCCGAAGGCCACCTGGAGCAGGTGCGAGCGCTCGCCGAGGCCGTGCCGGGACTCGACCCGCGCGAGCCCTGCATCGAGAAGCCCTGCGACCTCGGCGAGCTGATCCACCGCGTGCAGGTCGCTGCCGGGCTTCGCTGA
- a CDS encoding sigma-54-dependent Fis family transcriptional regulator yields the protein MERPARILVVDDEGPARMALAELLRDEGYLADTAGDGFKAVARAEEVRPDLVLTDLRMPSMDGLELIRRLRRADITAPVVVMTAFGGVDIALDSMREGAFDFVVKPLDTDRLLAVIAQALEHGRKNGESIAEPVEPEVPGIVAQSHEMREVVRRLVRLAPTRANVFLRGEPGTGRTRLARALHSLSRRSDGPFVVLRCRDVAERALGALDLSRDEVRNAAAEARGGTLYLADVAELPFETQGALLDALPSPASGEAQVRVVSSGVFELRHLAATAFREDLGRLLSVVELRVPSLRERPEDLIPLARSLMGPRCPGLSAEVVNRLRRHDWPNNLPELRQILTQAQSRSDSSVIRAEHLSIPARSERQRPAIPGARLEEIERYAILQTLAAQGGSTSRAARVLGISVRKIQYKLHEYGASRKGPDQRAGES from the coding sequence ATGGAACGACCGGCGCGAATCCTGGTGGTCGATGACGAAGGACCTGCTCGCATGGCCCTCGCCGAGCTGTTGCGCGACGAGGGCTACCTCGCCGACACCGCAGGAGACGGCTTCAAGGCCGTGGCCCGAGCCGAAGAGGTGCGTCCGGACCTGGTCCTGACGGATCTGCGCATGCCGAGCATGGACGGCCTCGAGCTCATCCGCCGGCTGCGCCGCGCGGACATCACCGCGCCGGTCGTGGTGATGACGGCGTTCGGCGGAGTGGACATCGCCCTCGACTCGATGCGCGAGGGTGCGTTCGACTTCGTGGTGAAGCCGCTGGACACCGATCGACTCCTGGCCGTCATCGCGCAGGCTCTGGAGCACGGTCGCAAGAACGGCGAGTCGATCGCGGAGCCGGTGGAGCCGGAGGTCCCGGGCATCGTCGCCCAGTCGCACGAGATGCGCGAGGTCGTGCGGCGCCTGGTCCGCTTGGCGCCCACTCGCGCGAACGTCTTTCTGCGCGGCGAGCCCGGCACGGGCCGAACGCGGCTGGCTCGGGCGCTGCACTCCCTCTCCCGGCGCTCGGACGGCCCGTTCGTGGTGTTGCGCTGCCGGGACGTCGCCGAGCGCGCGCTCGGCGCGCTGGATCTCTCCCGCGATGAGGTGCGCAACGCCGCCGCCGAGGCTCGCGGGGGCACGCTCTACCTCGCTGACGTCGCGGAGCTCCCGTTCGAGACCCAAGGGGCCTTGCTCGACGCGCTACCGTCGCCCGCGAGCGGCGAGGCGCAGGTTCGGGTGGTTTCTTCGGGTGTCTTCGAGCTGCGTCACCTGGCTGCCACGGCGTTCCGCGAAGACCTGGGCCGTCTGCTTTCCGTGGTCGAGCTCCGCGTGCCGTCGCTGCGGGAGCGCCCGGAAGATCTGATCCCGCTGGCTCGCTCGCTGATGGGCCCGCGCTGCCCCGGGCTCAGCGCCGAGGTGGTGAATCGCCTCCGGCGCCACGACTGGCCGAACAACCTGCCCGAGCTGCGCCAGATCCTCACCCAAGCCCAGAGCCGCAGCGACTCCAGCGTGATCCGCGCGGAGCACCTGAGCATCCCCGCGCGCAGCGAGCGGCAGCGACCTGCGATCCCCGGTGCTCGGCTCGAAGAGATCGAGCGTTACGCGATCCTTCAGACCCTTGCGGCGCAGGGCGGCAGCACGTCACGCGCGGCCCGCGTGCTCGGCATCAGCGTGCGGAAGATCCAGTACAAGCTCCACGAATACGGCGCGTCGCGCAAAGGGCCGGACCAACGAGCTGGAGAGAGCTGA
- the nifJ gene encoding pyruvate:ferredoxin (flavodoxin) oxidoreductase, whose translation MSSAKHIAVDGNEAVASVAYRASEVIAIYPITPASAMGELADAWAAHGDKNLWGRVPSVMEMQSEGGAAGAVHGALQAGSLATTFTSSQGLLLMIPNMFKIAGELTPFVLHVAARTIATHALSIFGDHSDVMACRSTGFAMLCSGSVQEAQDLACIAHVATLRSRLPFLHFFDGFRVSHEIAKIVPVDDAELAELMPEDQISAHRARALTPDRPVLRGTAQNPDTFFQAREAINGFYDACPDVVEETMARFAELTGRRYRLFDYHGHPEAERVVVMMGSGAETAHATVDALVARGERVGVLKVRLFRPFSLRHFLVALPKSVKSIAVLDRTKEPGAPGEPLYLDVVAACRDGERPVPRILGGRYGLSSKEFTPAMVKAVFAELDATSPKRSFSVGIVDDVTKLSLDVDPSFRVPESKTYSAVFWGLGSDGTVGANKSSIKIIAEETDGHAQGYFVYDSKKSGAVTVSHLRFGPNPIRAPYLIEEAELVACHQFELLERYDVLATAKGGSIFLLNAPTTGEALWQSLPREVQATIQDKKLTCYVVDAHGLAREHGLGGRINTVMQAAFFVLSGALPREEALTRIEASIKKSYGARGDELVHRNVLAARTAVDRLVPFTPPATAPSGKPRPAVVPAEAPDFVQRVSAMILAGKGDLLPVSAFPVDGTWPVGTSRFEKRNLAHEIPVWDAGLCIQCNKCALVCPHAAIRAKVYDDSNLAGAPKAFKSTEWKSGELQGHRYTIQVAPEDCTGCSVCVAVCPAKDKSNPRHKAIDMTPQAPLRDQERESYAFFLSLPEPNRKHIKLDVKETQLLEPLFEYSGACSGCGETPYVKLLTQLFGDRLLMANATGCSSIYGGNLPTTPYTTNKDGRGPAWSNSLFEDNAEFGFGFRLSVDYLRDRAQGLVKELESEIGDQLGHALLGADQSNEGGIAAQRDRVRVLRERLQRSATPAARQLSEIADYLVKKSVWIVGGDGWAYDIGFGGLDHVLASDRNVNVLVLDTEVYSNTGGQQSKATPRGASAKFASSGKGTAKKDLGLIAMSYGHVYVARVAFGAKDAQTVRAFVEAEAYPGPSLIIAYSHCIAHGYDLVHGPRQQKLAVESGVWNLFRYDPERTARGEPPLQLDSGAPKGNMLEYARNEARFRMVERANPERFAHLMKEAENDAKRRLVLYGELARFALPTEK comes from the coding sequence ATGAGCTCAGCCAAGCACATTGCCGTGGACGGCAACGAAGCCGTCGCATCCGTGGCCTATCGCGCGAGCGAGGTGATCGCCATCTATCCCATCACCCCGGCCTCGGCCATGGGCGAGCTGGCCGACGCCTGGGCGGCGCACGGTGACAAGAACCTGTGGGGCCGAGTCCCCAGCGTGATGGAGATGCAGTCCGAAGGCGGCGCAGCGGGCGCGGTGCACGGCGCGCTCCAGGCCGGAAGCCTGGCCACCACGTTCACGTCGTCCCAGGGGCTCCTGCTCATGATCCCCAACATGTTCAAGATCGCCGGCGAGCTCACGCCGTTCGTGCTGCACGTAGCGGCCCGCACCATCGCTACCCACGCCCTGAGCATCTTCGGCGACCACTCCGACGTCATGGCCTGCCGCAGCACCGGGTTCGCGATGCTCTGCTCGGGCTCCGTGCAGGAGGCGCAGGATCTCGCGTGCATCGCCCACGTCGCCACGTTGCGAAGCCGCCTGCCGTTCCTGCATTTCTTCGACGGCTTCCGGGTGTCGCACGAGATCGCGAAGATCGTCCCGGTGGACGACGCGGAGCTCGCGGAGCTGATGCCGGAGGACCAGATCAGCGCGCACCGCGCGCGCGCGCTGACCCCGGACAGGCCCGTCCTGCGCGGTACGGCTCAGAACCCCGACACGTTCTTCCAGGCCCGAGAGGCCATCAACGGCTTCTACGACGCTTGTCCCGACGTGGTGGAAGAGACGATGGCCCGCTTCGCCGAGCTGACCGGCCGCCGCTATCGGCTCTTCGACTACCACGGTCACCCCGAGGCGGAGCGGGTGGTGGTGATGATGGGCTCCGGCGCCGAGACCGCGCACGCCACCGTGGACGCGCTGGTCGCGCGCGGCGAGCGCGTCGGCGTGCTCAAAGTGCGGCTATTCCGCCCCTTTTCGCTGCGGCACTTCCTCGTCGCGCTGCCCAAGAGCGTGAAGAGCATCGCCGTGCTCGACCGGACCAAGGAGCCCGGCGCGCCCGGCGAGCCGCTCTACCTCGACGTCGTCGCCGCCTGCCGGGACGGCGAGCGACCCGTGCCGCGCATCCTCGGCGGCCGCTACGGCCTGTCGAGCAAGGAGTTCACCCCTGCGATGGTGAAGGCCGTGTTCGCGGAGCTCGACGCGACGAGCCCGAAGCGGAGCTTCAGCGTCGGCATCGTGGACGACGTGACGAAGCTCTCGTTGGACGTCGACCCGAGCTTCCGCGTCCCGGAGAGCAAGACCTACAGCGCCGTGTTCTGGGGCCTCGGTTCGGACGGCACCGTCGGCGCCAACAAGAGCTCGATCAAGATCATCGCCGAGGAGACCGACGGGCACGCGCAGGGCTACTTCGTCTACGACTCCAAGAAGTCCGGCGCCGTCACCGTCTCGCACCTGCGCTTCGGCCCGAACCCCATCCGCGCGCCGTACCTGATCGAGGAGGCAGAGCTCGTGGCCTGCCATCAATTCGAGCTGCTCGAGCGCTACGACGTGCTGGCGACGGCGAAAGGGGGCTCGATCTTCCTGCTCAACGCCCCGACCACCGGCGAGGCGCTGTGGCAGTCGCTGCCGCGGGAGGTGCAGGCGACCATCCAGGACAAGAAGCTCACCTGCTACGTGGTGGACGCCCACGGTCTGGCCCGCGAGCACGGCCTGGGCGGGCGCATCAACACGGTGATGCAGGCGGCGTTCTTCGTGCTCTCCGGCGCGTTGCCGCGCGAGGAGGCGCTGACCCGCATCGAGGCCTCGATCAAGAAGAGCTACGGCGCCCGCGGCGACGAGCTCGTGCACCGCAACGTGCTCGCGGCGCGCACGGCGGTCGATCGCCTGGTCCCCTTCACGCCGCCGGCGACGGCGCCCAGCGGCAAACCGCGCCCGGCGGTGGTGCCGGCGGAGGCTCCCGACTTCGTACAGCGCGTGTCGGCGATGATCCTGGCCGGCAAGGGCGACCTGCTCCCGGTCAGCGCCTTCCCGGTGGACGGCACCTGGCCCGTGGGGACCTCGCGCTTCGAGAAGCGGAATCTGGCACACGAGATCCCGGTGTGGGACGCGGGCTTGTGCATCCAGTGCAACAAGTGCGCGCTGGTCTGCCCGCACGCCGCGATCCGCGCCAAGGTGTACGACGACTCCAACCTGGCCGGCGCCCCCAAGGCCTTCAAGAGCACCGAGTGGAAGAGCGGCGAGCTGCAGGGCCACCGCTACACCATCCAGGTCGCGCCGGAGGACTGCACCGGCTGCTCGGTGTGCGTGGCGGTCTGCCCCGCCAAGGACAAGAGCAATCCGCGGCACAAGGCCATCGACATGACGCCGCAGGCGCCGCTCCGGGACCAGGAGCGCGAGAGCTACGCCTTCTTCCTGAGCCTGCCGGAGCCGAACCGCAAGCACATCAAGCTGGACGTGAAGGAGACGCAGCTGCTCGAGCCGCTCTTCGAGTACTCCGGAGCCTGCTCCGGTTGCGGCGAGACGCCCTACGTCAAGCTCCTGACCCAGCTGTTCGGCGATCGCTTGCTGATGGCGAACGCCACCGGCTGCTCCTCCATCTACGGCGGCAACCTGCCGACAACGCCGTACACCACCAACAAGGACGGCCGCGGCCCGGCCTGGTCGAACTCCCTGTTCGAGGACAACGCGGAGTTCGGCTTCGGCTTCCGGCTGTCCGTGGACTACCTCAGGGACCGCGCCCAGGGCTTGGTGAAGGAGCTCGAGAGCGAGATCGGCGACCAGCTCGGTCACGCGCTGCTCGGCGCCGACCAGTCGAACGAGGGCGGCATCGCCGCGCAGCGCGACCGGGTGCGCGTGCTCCGAGAGCGACTCCAGCGCTCCGCCACGCCGGCCGCGCGCCAGCTGAGCGAGATCGCCGATTACCTGGTGAAGAAGAGCGTCTGGATCGTCGGCGGCGACGGCTGGGCCTACGACATCGGCTTCGGCGGCCTGGACCACGTGCTGGCCTCCGACCGGAACGTCAACGTGCTGGTGCTCGACACCGAGGTCTACTCCAACACCGGCGGCCAGCAGTCCAAGGCCACCCCGCGCGGAGCCTCGGCGAAGTTCGCCTCGAGCGGCAAGGGCACCGCCAAGAAGGACCTCGGGCTCATTGCCATGAGCTACGGCCACGTCTACGTGGCCCGCGTGGCGTTCGGCGCCAAGGACGCGCAGACCGTGCGGGCGTTCGTGGAGGCGGAGGCGTACCCGGGCCCCTCGCTGATCATCGCCTACAGCCACTGCATCGCTCACGGCTACGACCTGGTCCACGGCCCCCGGCAGCAGAAGCTGGCGGTGGAGTCCGGCGTCTGGAACCTGTTCCGCTACGATCCCGAGCGCACCGCGCGAGGCGAGCCTCCGCTCCAGCTCGACTCCGGCGCGCCCAAGGGCAACATGCTCGAATACGCACGCAACGAGGCGCGCTTCCGCATGGTCGAGCGCGCCAACCCCGAGCGCTTCGCGCACCTGATGAAGGAGGCGGAGAACGACGCCAAACGCCGGCTGGTGCTGTATGGAGAGCTGGCCCGCTTCGCCCTGCCCACGGAGAAATGA
- a CDS encoding histidine kinase, which translates to MDPAQFDGVKRYVGFDDRASALLGELAPLVAADIPPLIDDFYAAIVRDPDAYRVITGGREQIDRLKCTLEEWLASSLRGPHDLEWMAARRRIGLVHVRVGLQQRFMLTAMNRVRTGLVRSVQRVYAADTERRAAAELAVHQLLDLELAVMLDSYHDYLSSSIRSNERLATIGQLAASVGHELRNPLGIIESSLFLARQRVTKLAIDDAPLEKHVQRMQKQVTQCSAIIKNLMDLARDRPPRRRTQLLRPLVERTLEEHASGTTIELDVDAELQIDVDADDLGHVLGNLIGNASEAMDGAGAVSIRAGRRQGGTELFVQDYGPGVSPEIRDRIFDALFTTKARGTGLGLALCNRIVRAHGGELELVPSDRGACFRVWFPDIPLPAEEPGSS; encoded by the coding sequence ATGGACCCGGCGCAGTTCGACGGGGTCAAGCGCTACGTCGGCTTCGACGACCGCGCGAGCGCGCTCCTCGGCGAGCTGGCACCACTCGTGGCCGCGGACATCCCGCCGCTGATCGACGATTTCTACGCGGCCATCGTGCGCGACCCGGACGCCTACCGCGTCATCACGGGCGGACGCGAGCAGATCGATCGCCTCAAGTGCACCCTGGAGGAGTGGCTGGCGAGCTCGCTGCGCGGCCCGCACGACCTCGAGTGGATGGCGGCCCGCCGGCGCATCGGCCTGGTTCACGTGCGGGTGGGGCTCCAGCAGCGCTTCATGCTGACGGCCATGAATCGCGTCCGCACCGGGCTCGTTCGCTCCGTCCAGCGTGTCTACGCCGCCGATACGGAGCGCCGCGCCGCTGCCGAGCTGGCCGTGCACCAGCTCCTCGACCTCGAGCTCGCCGTGATGCTGGACTCGTACCACGACTACCTGTCGAGCAGTATCCGCTCGAACGAGCGCCTCGCGACCATCGGTCAGCTCGCCGCCAGCGTGGGCCACGAGCTCAGGAACCCGCTCGGAATCATCGAATCGTCTCTGTTCTTGGCGCGCCAGCGCGTGACGAAACTAGCCATCGACGACGCTCCGCTGGAGAAGCACGTGCAGCGGATGCAGAAGCAGGTCACGCAGTGCAGCGCCATCATCAAGAACCTGATGGACTTGGCCCGCGACCGCCCGCCACGCCGGCGCACGCAGCTGCTCCGCCCGCTGGTCGAGAGGACTCTGGAGGAGCACGCTTCCGGCACCACGATCGAGCTCGACGTGGACGCCGAGCTCCAGATCGACGTGGACGCCGACGACTTGGGGCACGTGCTCGGCAACCTGATCGGAAACGCCAGCGAGGCGATGGACGGCGCTGGCGCGGTCAGCATCCGGGCGGGCAGACGTCAGGGGGGCACGGAGCTCTTCGTCCAGGACTACGGGCCCGGCGTGTCACCCGAGATCCGCGACCGAATCTTCGACGCGCTCTTCACCACCAAGGCCCGTGGCACCGGCCTCGGCCTGGCCCTGTGCAACCGCATCGTGCGCGCCCACGGGGGGGAGCTCGAGCTGGTGCCATCCGACCGCGGAGCCTGCTTTCGGGTGTGGTTCCCGGACATTCCGCTCCCGGCCGAGGAACCCGGGTCCTCTTGA
- a CDS encoding universal stress protein, with amino-acid sequence MTEYRRILCPVDASECSRLALVTALSLGRRFGSTVELLHVYHVPAYVQPSVLVWAAVGPRPLWELAEEQAKTEVERFLASLSAEDRALVEVSLEVGDAATTIVERARQKHADLVVMGTHGRTGARRVVLGSVAERVVRLAPCPVLVVPMAEHASGAEESPVGSKGASR; translated from the coding sequence GTGACCGAATACCGCCGAATCCTCTGCCCCGTCGACGCCTCCGAGTGCTCTCGGCTGGCGCTCGTGACGGCGCTCTCCCTCGGGCGGCGCTTCGGCTCGACGGTCGAGCTGCTCCACGTCTACCACGTCCCCGCCTACGTCCAGCCCAGCGTGCTGGTTTGGGCGGCAGTCGGCCCGCGTCCGCTCTGGGAGCTCGCGGAGGAGCAGGCCAAGACGGAAGTGGAACGCTTCTTGGCCAGCCTGTCGGCCGAGGACCGCGCTCTGGTCGAAGTGTCGCTCGAGGTGGGCGACGCCGCGACCACCATCGTGGAGCGGGCCAGACAGAAGCACGCCGATCTGGTGGTGATGGGCACGCACGGCCGAACGGGCGCGCGCCGCGTCGTGCTGGGCAGCGTGGCGGAACGCGTGGTCAGGCTCGCCCCCTGCCCCGTGCTGGTGGTACCGATGGCAGAGCACGCGTCGGGCGCCGAAGAGAGTCCGGTCGGGTCCAAAGGAGCGTCGAGATGA
- a CDS encoding response regulator, which produces MRTKSPVLIVDDNADLAENVAEILSGDDDAKVTCRIARSGAEAEGLAGELGDALELLLVDRRLPDADGLDLVSKLRRHCPNAEAIIITGDAKVESVAAAVGQGVSAYLLKPFEPAELLAKVQTALTRYALVRERETLRSRLEESEQRYREVVEAVPAFVTALGPGGEIQLWNRRLEEVTGFYREEMLGRSGREMVGSGGERRLALKSGGHRLIRWQLAQVPAPRGAAMTFAVGIDVTAERAMQRRTAVAERLAAVGTLAAGLAHEVRNPLNSATLQLQVLRRRLERGQNTPEKLLPVVEIVHDEIRRLDRLVSDFLAFARPNPLTLSPMELAELAQSVLAQLRPEVQAAGVRVESRLDGDRGLIEGDRERLRQVLINLMRNAVEAMAATGGVLTVGVRGDSEGFVEALVEDTGPGIAEDAPIFDAFYTTKEAGTGLGLAIVHRIVHEHGGTIQFESRAGRTCFTLRFPALGAPA; this is translated from the coding sequence ATGCGCACGAAGAGCCCAGTCCTGATCGTCGATGACAACGCCGATCTGGCGGAGAACGTCGCCGAAATCCTGAGCGGCGACGACGACGCCAAGGTCACGTGCCGGATCGCGCGGAGCGGCGCCGAAGCCGAGGGGCTCGCTGGAGAGCTCGGCGACGCGCTCGAGCTGCTGCTGGTGGATCGCAGGTTGCCGGATGCCGATGGTCTCGACCTGGTGTCGAAGCTCAGGCGACACTGCCCGAACGCGGAGGCCATCATCATCACCGGCGACGCCAAGGTCGAGAGCGTCGCCGCCGCGGTGGGCCAGGGCGTGTCGGCCTACCTCTTGAAGCCGTTCGAGCCCGCAGAGCTCTTGGCCAAGGTTCAGACCGCGCTGACCCGCTACGCGCTGGTCCGCGAGCGGGAGACGCTGCGCTCGCGGCTGGAGGAGTCGGAGCAGCGCTACCGCGAGGTAGTGGAGGCGGTCCCGGCGTTCGTGACGGCGCTGGGTCCAGGTGGCGAGATCCAGCTCTGGAATCGTCGCCTGGAGGAGGTCACGGGCTTCTACCGGGAGGAGATGCTGGGCAGATCCGGACGCGAGATGGTGGGCTCCGGCGGCGAGCGCAGGCTCGCGCTGAAGTCGGGGGGACACCGCCTGATCCGCTGGCAGCTGGCCCAGGTCCCGGCGCCGCGCGGCGCCGCGATGACGTTCGCGGTGGGCATCGACGTGACCGCGGAGCGCGCCATGCAGCGACGCACCGCGGTGGCGGAGCGCCTGGCGGCCGTGGGCACGCTGGCCGCCGGCCTGGCGCACGAAGTGCGCAACCCCCTCAACTCGGCCACGCTCCAGCTCCAGGTCCTCCGGCGGCGCCTGGAACGCGGGCAGAACACCCCCGAGAAGCTGCTGCCCGTGGTCGAAATCGTGCACGACGAGATCCGGAGGCTCGATCGCCTGGTCTCGGACTTCCTCGCCTTCGCGCGCCCCAACCCCCTCACCCTGAGCCCGATGGAGCTCGCCGAGCTCGCTCAGTCCGTCCTGGCGCAGCTCCGCCCGGAGGTTCAGGCCGCGGGCGTCCGCGTCGAGTCCCGCTTGGACGGCGACCGGGGCCTGATCGAGGGGGATCGGGAGCGCTTGCGGCAGGTGCTGATCAACCTGATGCGAAACGCCGTCGAGGCGATGGCGGCCACGGGCGGTGTCCTGACGGTGGGCGTGCGAGGCGACAGCGAAGGGTTCGTCGAGGCGCTGGTCGAGGACACCGGCCCAGGCATCGCGGAGGACGCGCCGATCTTCGACGCCTTTTACACGACCAAGGAGGCCGGCACCGGCCTCGGCCTGGCCATCGTGCACCGCATCGTGCACGAGCACGGCGGGACGATTCAGTTCGAGTCCCGAGCCGGCCGGACCTGCTTCACCCTCCGCTTCCCCGCCCTGGGCGCGCCGGCCTGA
- a CDS encoding universal stress protein, with product MSRVHRILVATDFSNDARTALEGARSIAKGTSAQLEVIYVWQPPHGMPLKTKSHPGGKTLSDLARHEAARRLRHFIYDGGHAGPAPRVEVGVPHEVIVTLAASERFDLIVMGAAGAGGNPSRVGSVTRRVLDSAPCPVLTLRSPAEPALRSRSKRA from the coding sequence ATGTCCCGAGTCCACAGGATCCTCGTCGCCACCGACTTCTCGAACGACGCACGAACCGCGCTGGAGGGAGCCCGATCCATCGCCAAGGGGACCTCCGCCCAGCTGGAGGTGATCTACGTTTGGCAGCCCCCGCACGGCATGCCGCTCAAGACGAAGTCGCACCCCGGCGGTAAGACGCTGAGCGACCTCGCTCGCCACGAAGCCGCGCGAAGATTGCGCCACTTCATCTACGACGGCGGGCATGCGGGCCCCGCGCCGCGCGTGGAGGTCGGCGTGCCCCACGAGGTCATCGTGACCCTGGCCGCCAGCGAGCGCTTCGATCTGATCGTGATGGGGGCCGCCGGGGCGGGCGGAAATCCGAGCCGCGTGGGCAGCGTGACACGGCGCGTACTGGACTCGGCGCCCTGTCCGGTCCTCACGCTGCGTTCCCCCGCAGAACCCGCGCTTCGCTCGCGCTCGAAGCGGGCGTAG